The Gemmobacter fulvus nucleotide sequence GCGCAGCGGCACCTCAGGGAAGGGCTGTTCCCATGTCCCGTCCGCCGCCCCGTCAATCTGCCGGAACGGCATATCGACGGAGACCCATGGGCCCTTCATGAAGTTCCCGGGCTGGGCGATGAACCGGTCCACCATCCCGTCGAAGGCCGGGCTGGTGCTGTTCAGCGTGGTGTGGACCAGTTCGCGCAGGCTGTCCTGCACATGACGGGCGAGGAGGATCGGGTTCATCTCACGCGGCCTCTTCGGATTTCAGCCGCTCGAAATGGGCCCAGGCGCGGCGGTAGTCCTCGATCCGGTCGCATTGGGTGAAGGGGCCGACGTAGTGGCGGGTGACGATGCGGGGGCCGCCGGGCATCGTGTCGTCGATGGCGGTGCAGGTCAGTTCCGACGGGTTGTCGGCGAGGATCTTCTCCCAGGTGGCGCGGCCGGGGCTTTTGCCGCGCTCGTCGAGCCAGCCGACGCCGGGCAGGCCCTTGGAGCAGGTCCAGACGATCCGGCCTTTCTGGTCGTACCAAGTGCCCGCTTCGTTCTCTTGCAGGACTGGGAAGTAGATGCGGTAGATCTCGATCAACTGGTCGAGGGTCAGGCCAAGCACCTGCGCGACCAGCACGTCGATCTCGACCAGCGCCATGCGGCGGGCGAATTCGGTTCGGAGGCCCGCGGTCCGGTCCCATGTGGCCGGGCCTTCGACTGGGCCTTCAAGGCGCAGTCGGGGATCAAGTGAGGACCAAGGGAGAGCGTCTAGCGTAAGGGCCTGACGGTCCCAGAGGTCCGCATAGGCCGAAGTCAAACAGGCGAGACGCAGTGAACGATGAAGCGCCGTGGGCGCAACCTCTGACCAAGGAAGAACGCTGACGTCCCGGTCGTGAAGGTTTGTCTTCCCGCTGGCTTTGATAGAGTAGTCGTATGCGAGGGAAGTTAGCAGCGTAGCAGCGTTAAGCATAAGGCGTTCATCATCGAACGCCATGCTGTCCACGCTATTCACGTGTGCCATCCCCCGCGCAATAACGGCGCCGACAAGACTCCGCTCACTGTTCAGGTTGATCATTTTCCTGACTGCGAAACGGAAGTAATCGGTGTGCCGCTTGGTGTGGTCCCAGCGACAGCGGGTTATGGAACGGTTGTATTCTTCCAGAGGAAGGCCCGGCCCGTAGTTCGTCCTAGGAAGAAAGTCTTCTCCTATCGCGGCGAGATCGATCACATCATAATCAGCGTTGGTCCGCGATACCGCCTTCGGCGTCTTGTAAAGCGGGTTCCCGACGTGAAACAGCGGCCCCTGAATGACCATCTGATCCACCGGGCGAAAGCCTGTTTCGCGCCGGATCGTCCCGTCTTTCTGTGCGTTCGTTTCGTCCCATAGGCGGTTCATCTGCCACAGGGGAATCTCAACCGTCCGCTCGCCCGTCGCCGTGCTCACCGTGCGCTCGATCTTTGGGATCGCCGCGTCCAGTTTCGGGAACCGCGACATCTGGCGGAACACGTCGAGGGTCCGGGCGGAATAGGGCTGGATGAACCGCGCTTCTTCAACCGGGACCGTCTCCTCCTCTGAAAGGGCATGGATCACTGAGAGTGCATGATGATCGATCCGCATCACGCGGTCACGATGGCCGCGGGTGTCCCATTTGCCGTCCTTGCCCTTGATGCTTGGGATTTCGCCTAGGCCATCTTGGTCCGCATAGGAATCCTCGATCTGTGAGGGGAGGAAAGCGTTTGTGAACTTCTCGAAATAAACATCACGCGCCTCACCCCGATAGATGTTCAGGCTAAACTTCACCTCGTCGTGAACCTCAGCAAAAGATTTCGTCTTCATCTTGTTGCTGAATTCGAAGTGTTTCGCGATCCGCGCATACCAGTGCCGGCGGAACGCCCCCGACTTCGGGTCTCCGAGATGACCGTCCTGATGGATCAGCGCCGCATATCCCTCGGGTGCTACCAGCCGGAACGACAGGTCGATGAAACAGCGATAGAGGTTGTTTGACCCGCCCCCGGCGAAAGGGTTCATCACCTCGGACGAGGTCACCTCCATCGCCCCCCGTGTCGACACGAAATCCTGAAGGAAGGCCTCGACCGCCGGAACAGTCCTCCCCTGACGCCGCACGGCCTGTGCCTTTGGCAGCGCCTCAGCCATCACCTTCTTCGCATCAGAAGCCGACAGCCCGGCATAAAGCGGGTCGATATCCGCCAGCACCAGACCCTCGTTCCACGAGGGCTTGGCCCAAGGCGGGTTCCCGACGATCACGTCAAACCCGCCCCGCGCGCGCATCACGTCTGCAAAGATCAGGTCGAAATGCACGAAGCGCTCGCGCTCGGCCACCTCCACCGCGACGCCCAGCCAGTCGAAGGTCTCGATCAGCGCCTCGACATTGGTTTCACGGAACAGGGTGTCCTGATCCTTGGTCTGCCGCTTGGCGGCGGCCCCAAACAGATCTCGCGCCGGGGCGTCAGGCTCCAGCTGGTCGAAGAAGTCGGGGGACGGGTTCTTGATGTCTGCGGTGGTTTCCATCGCCAGCGACCCGTCGGCAGAGAACCCGCCATCAAGGATCAGGCGCATGCCTTCCAGAAACTCGCGCCGGTTGGGCAGCAGATGCGCCTTGTCGAGCGGCCAGAGCCAGAGCGCGCACCACGCGTCCATCGCCGTCTTCAGCCGCTTGTAGGGCAGCGTGTTGGTGGCATGGTCCGCCCCGATCAGGTGGGCGTTCAGCCGTTCCTTCTGGTGGAAATCCATCTGGCTGTTGCCCGGGATCGCCTTGTCCGGCCACAGGGTAATCGCGTCATTCGCCGCCGCCCGGGTTTTGGCGAGGTCATCGGCCACACGGTCGAACAGCGCCTCGGCGACACGGCTGAGCTTTTGAACCAGCATCACCTCATGGCGTTCGAGTTCCTTGAAGAAACCGGCCTTGCGCCAGGCCTTGATGTGATCCTGCGCGGGCTTGGCGAAAGGGGCGATCGACTTGTCCTTGTCGAAGTTCGCCATGTCCTTTGCCGGGAGGAGCCACTGCCAGACGTGGCCTTCGGGCAGGCGCTGGCGCCAGCCGATTTCGTCCGGTTTCCCGTTGAGCCAGAGGTCCGCCTGTTTCTTGGCAATCAAAAGCCCCGGCGAGTACGACGCGCGGCGCGCCCCGATCAAGGAGTTTCCGGCATGAAGCTGGTCACCGAACCAAGGCGAGAAGTCGCTACCGTGGAGGCTGTTAAGCCAGAGCGAGATCGCGCCCAGTTCGACCGCGATCGGGTTCAGGTCGACCCCGAAACAGTTGCGGTCCGCAATGTAGGCCCGAACCCGCTGCTTCTGGATGACGATCTGGTCCTGGGGGATGGTCTTGCCCAGTTCCTTCTGTTTGCGCTCCAGGTAGAGATCGGCCAGCTGGTTCGTGGTCTCGACCAGGAACGCGGCGGACCCCATGGCGGGTTCGAGGATCTTCAGGTCAAGGAGATCGTCCGCCTTCAGGTCCCGGCACCGCTCCATGAGCGCGTGCTTGACCAAAAGTCGCGCCAGCGGTTCCGGCGTGTAATAGGAGGCGGATTTTTCCCGGTCCCGGCCAGCGAGCCGGTAGATGAAGGTCCCTTTGGGGTAGACCAATGCCTCTGATCCGCTGAACACGATCTCATCGGGGGCGAACTCGTTGATCCGGCTGCGGGGGACGAACCAGCTCGGGGCCAGCTTGTCCACCTTGTCTCGGCGGAACGCGTCCTCCTGTTCGGCATCTTCGCCGTCGAACAGCTCATCTTCAACCTCATCGTCCGGTTCAGACGCCTCGACCTCATCCCCGTCCTCGGCCGCGTCATTCGATCGGCCCTTGCGCGGTTTCAGCTCGATCAAGTCAGTCTTGGCGACGACCCCGGTGAAAGAGATCAGCGTCTCGTAGACCGCGCCAAGTTGTCCGATCCCGAGTTTGGCATAGGAGATCCGGCCAGTGCTTTTCCCGGTTGAGCGGAGCGACAGAAGACGGACCACCTGTTGGACCGCCTCATTGCGCAGGCGAAGACCGTTCAGGATGGGCGTGCTTTCGGGGTCGAGCAGGGACACCTTCACGGAAGGCAGGCGCAGCCCGCTTCCCTTTTCCTCGTCCACAAGATCAAGACCGCAGTAGAGGAGGTCGAGAGTTCGCTGGAGGCTTTCCCACAGGAACGTCCCCTCCCGATCGGCCACCGTCCGCAGAGGGACGGATTCAAGTTCCCGAAGCGCCTCAAGCGAATAGCCGGTCGCGTAGATCGGGTTGCGCATGTCGAGGAGATTCAGGCGCGGGTTCGCCTCTGCGTAAAACAGGAAAAGCAGCCGGTACATGTAGCGCAGGGACTCACGCGACAGCTCCGGTCCGTCAATCCAGACCCCCTGATGCTTCCCGCCAGTCACCGTGATGACCTCTTGGCCAAGCAATTCGATCGCGTCCCGGACGGTCCGCTTGAGGGAGGTGGTGACCGCGTTGGCGTTCCGCTGCGCCTCCTCTTCCAGCCGGTCCGAGATCGGCGCGCCCTGATCCGGGACCCGCGCTTCGCGAGAAATCAGGCAGGCCATGACGGTCAGCGTGTCCCGATCTGCCCGAGTAAAAATCTCCTGAAGGTCAAACCGAAGCGCGGACCGAGCGGGCCACTTTCGCTTGTCTATCAGGACGATTTGCGAAAGGCCGAGGATGAGCACATTACGGGGGCCGTCTGAAAGCTCGAAGACCCCCTCTGCGAGGATGGACTCGACGGACCGATCCACAAGACCCGTCTCGCCCCCGTCTGGGGGAAACTGGCCCGCGGTGAAGGTCGCCCCAAGCGGGTCTGTCGCCTCGTCATCCGCAGCGGGTATCGGCGTCTCGATGAACCAGAGCGCATCCCTGCCCGACGTGTCCGCGACGCGGGACACGAGCGGTATCACCGGCGCACCGTCTAGGGCCGTGTAGGCAGTCTCCCTCTTCCAAACATAACCGAGTGCTGCGAGGACCGCATGATGGGCATCCCGGACCAGCTCCGCCCGCCGGGTCCGATCTGAGACGTTCCGGACCTGCCGAAGCGCCTCGATGGTTGGGGTGGCGACGCGCACCAGCCTCTCCACCGGGTGGGCGCCCGTCTCATGACCGGCCCATCGGGCAGTGATGTCCTGAAGCTCGTCCTTAAGCACGTCCGACAGGGTCCCGGACGGGAAGAACTCAGCCTCGTTTTCGATCCCGATCAGGTCCATTCGGTCATCCCACAAACACTGCCTTGACGTCCACATGCGGGTTTGGGTCGGCAACCATCTTCCGGGTCCGCTCAAACCATTCTGTCCAGTCGTTAAACAGCTTGTCGATCTCCTGCTCCCGCTTGCGGCGGATCGTCAGGCGCCTCTTCTCCACTGGGCTCATAGACACATCGCTCACTGGCACGTCGCCGAGGTCGAGCGTGAGTTGGGCCCGGAACCGGGTTTCAAGGGCGGCAAGCCGATCGAGGACCGCTTCCAGGTCCCGTTGGATGTCCGTCTCACGGGCCCGGCGCAGTTCCACGAGGTGCGTCTGAAACCGATCCACAGAAATTGGGATTGCCGCCATTGCGGCCGTCAGGTCCTCAAGGGGCCGGCTCGGGGTGTCCTCTGCAAGCCGGGTCCGGGCAAGGAACGTCCCCATATCCTCTATCCGGACCATCCCGTCGGGGGACCGTATCATCGCGGCCCACAGGTCCACGACGGGAGCCCCATTCGCGTTAGGGATCGCCCCGTGTAGAATTACGGCCACCTCCCCGGGGAGGAGCCGTCCGACAAGCGACGCCACCGGGGCCGAATGCTCCGGAAAAAATGTACTGGCCCGATCCGCAAACCAATCAAGGATCGGATGCCCGTCCCATAGGAATTGGACAGTCGGCCAGGCGCGTTCCTGCGCCTTGGCGTCACTGATCGCTTGGTTTATCACCCGCGCCTGATCGGTGAGCTCGATACGACCACCGGGGCCTACCGCCTCCTCCGGCATGAACCGGCCGTCCACAGCACCCTCGCTTGCGTAACCAAACCCGTCCCGGGACCGCATATCAGCGGGAATGGTGATCCGGATAAGCCGATCAGCAGGAAATATCCCCGGCATTTCAGGAAAGGCGTTCTCTTCAGGCCGAGAGAGGCGCTCGATCATCGCCGTCGCGTAAGTGAACGTGTCCTTGAAGAGACGTGGAGGACCATCATCGGTGGATGCCCCGATAAGCGCAGGGGCGGGATCCGCATAATCTCCGAAGAGGGCAGCGAATTCATCATCAAGCGACATCTGGGTGACGGCGTCGGCCGCGCGTTCGTCCATCTGGCGCTCGAATGCCTCGGCGCCAATCCCGGACGCAATCGCCTCCGCGACAACCGCCTCTTCCCCCTCTGCGTCCCCCGCACCGAGAAATACCGCTGGGTCCCCGACGCCGGCTTGGGCCGCCTCATCCTTTGCGACCAACTTTTCAAGGACCCACATCTGCCGGACCTTCGGGTGCGCGCTTTCCCCCACGAAGTAGCTGATCTGCGGAGGGCGATCCTGGCCGTAACGGTCGATCCGCCCGTTGCGTTGCTGGAACCGCAGAAGGGACCAGGGAAGGTCGAAATGGATAAGTCGGTGGCATTGGAAATGCAGGTTCAACCCCTCGGATGCCATGTCGGAGGCGATTAGAATCCGGATTGGGGACCGTTCCTGGCCGAACGCCTCGATGACCTCCTGGGTCCGGACGTCAGCCTCGACGCTCCCCCCGTCGACGCGCGCCACTTGATCTGGCGCGAGATTCAGGTCCTCGCGCAACCGCTCGGCGAGCCACGCGACAGTCGCGATCCTTTCCGAGAATATCACCAAGCGATCCCGCGTTGATTTTCCGTTCCAACGCAGTTGTCGCAGGAGCTGCAGCAGCTCCTGGTACTTGCTGAAAGCCGCAGTATCGATGGCCACCACCTGATCAGCCAACGCCCGCAACCTGTCCCGGTCCGCCTCGGTCCCGCGGGCTGTCCCATTCTCGATCCCTCGGATCCGCCGCTCTAGCGTTTCATGACAGGCAGCCGGGCTGGAGAAGATCGCCTTGGCTATCGTCGTCCGGAATAGGTCGATCGCGCGTCCCCGCGTCTCTTGCGCATCCAGATCGAGATGAAGCTCCGCGATGGATTGATAGGCGACCTCTTCCTCTGGACTAATCGGGAAGCGACGGGGAAACAGCTCCCGCTTGGGAACCTCACGGCCGATATCCACGACCACTTCCGGCGATGACCGGAACCGGCGTACCACTAGGTCGCCGATATCGGAGCGGTGCAGCCGAGTGGGGTCCGGAACCCGGGTCGGGTCCAGCATGGTGATCAGACTGGCGAAACTCTCTTGAGATCCGTCATGCGGGGTTGCGGTCAGGAGGAGCAAGGAATCGGTTCGGCGAGACAGGAGCTGCGCCAGCTCGGCCCGCTGCGAGTTCGACCCGGCGGCCGACTTCCGTTCGGCCGCGTTATGCGCCTCGTCGATGATGATCAGGTCCCAGTAGGAGTGTTTCAAGGCGTCCCGGATCTGGTTGTCCCGTTTCAGCGTGTCAATCGAGACGATGGACCGGTCGAACTGGTCGAACACGTTGTAATGAGCCGGGATCTTGTTTCGCATGCGCCGTATCGCGGCGCTGTCGAGCCGGGAAAGCGGGATCGAGAACCGGGTCCAGAATTCCTTCTGAAACTGGGTCAGCATGGCCCGGGTGGTGACTACCAGGATCCGGTCGGCCCGGCCACGCAGGGCCAGCTCCGAAGTGATCAGGCCCGCCTCCAAGGTCTTTCCGAGGCCGACATCATCCGCGATCAGGAGTCGAACCCGGTCCTGCGCCAGCGCCCGCTCCACTGGGAGGTGCTGGAAGCTCAGATCGTCAATCGCGGCCCGGCCGAGCGTCAGGGGGCGACGCGTCGTCGTCGGTGTCGCCCGGAATGCGGCTGCTAGGTGCAACTTCGTGTCAATCAGACCGGGGGACGTATCCGGGATGAGCCTGACCGCTGCGGGGTCAAGGACGCGAGCACCCTTCTCGAGATCCCAAACGAACCGAGCTTCCTTGTCCCGTACCAAACCACTTAGGCCCCGACAGTGGACCTCCCGGAACCCACGCTTCAGCGTTGAGGTGCCGAGAACCTTCCAGGTGGCGGAGCGGAGGCTGATGACGGACCCAGGAGTGGGGTATGCTGAACTCATGTGGGACGCACTCTTCTCAATTCACGACCGGCGAGCCGAATACTTTTGAACAAAAATGATGAAACCGTTTTACTCATGGAGCTGTCGACTCCAGTGTCTCACGGTTAAGCAGCACGATCTGCTGATCTTGAGGCGCTCGTGCCCCGGGATCGGTATCCAGTCCAAGCCGTCGCAAAGCGTAATAGAGAAGGGCACGCCTGACCTTGATCGCTGCCTTTCCCCCATCCATGCCGTAGTCAAGCCCGATGACCTTTGCCTGCGTCGGGGACAGATCAGGATGAGGGCCTATTTCGAGGACCACTTCATCATTCCAATCAACGTCACCGGACGGCAGCGCGGCGCTCTCAGTGCAGCCGCGAATTTGAATCATCCGAGAGAGAAGGAAATCCTTGAAGACTTCGTCGGACAGACAATAGGCGCGCGCATGCCAGCGGAAGCCATCAAAAGCGATGGCATGGGGCGCGATCCAGCGCCAACGTGGCTCGGGGTTCGACAAGGACTGATACTTGACCTCGATCGCCTCCGAACGCCGGATGGCCCCCACAACTGACCGGAGCGTGACAGGGTCGACGCCTCGCACGGGCGTGGGCGAGGCTGCATAGGGCGGCAGGTCGGCTATCCAAGAGTCTTCCCTGTCGAGGATACCGTCAGCGACAGACCGCAGCTGGGCCAGATACCGGCTGGCGTCAGGCTCTAGAAACTGTGGCTTGAACCCTGGCCCGCGCACGTAGGTCCGGGCGCTTTTGTCGTAGACCATGTTATCTGGGGCAAAGCCGACATAGCGATTCAGGTCCATGGAGGCCTGGTTCACCGAAACCCCGAATTGATCCATGAGATCACTTCGGTTCACGTGCCCCTCCCAGAACAGGCGGAACTCTATGAACTCGAGACGTTGCTCGACTCCCCAGCGTAGATCCGACTTGTCGTTGGACACGACTTCCCCCAGTTCGACCGTGCGCATTAAAACTATGCGCGCCCAATAACTGGGCCTCCGCTGACCCTAGGGCTTAGGCTTCGGTTTTTCAACGCAAATCGGGCGAGCACATGACGATAATGAACCGTCAGTGCTTCGTGGCGCGCTCGTCTGGTTTCAGCGTCAGTCGACGTACCCGCGCCGTTTCTTCACCGTTGCCAGCTTCATCAACGCGGTGATGGCCTTGCCTTCGTCAGGGTGCGTCTCGACCATCATCTGCCCCCGAAAGCCAATCCGACCCCACTCGCGCACGAGGCTGGCTCGGCCGAAGAG carries:
- a CDS encoding Eco57I restriction-modification methylase domain-containing protein; translation: MDLIGIENEAEFFPSGTLSDVLKDELQDITARWAGHETGAHPVERLVRVATPTIEALRQVRNVSDRTRRAELVRDAHHAVLAALGYVWKRETAYTALDGAPVIPLVSRVADTSGRDALWFIETPIPAADDEATDPLGATFTAGQFPPDGGETGLVDRSVESILAEGVFELSDGPRNVLILGLSQIVLIDKRKWPARSALRFDLQEIFTRADRDTLTVMACLISREARVPDQGAPISDRLEEEAQRNANAVTTSLKRTVRDAIELLGQEVITVTGGKHQGVWIDGPELSRESLRYMYRLLFLFYAEANPRLNLLDMRNPIYATGYSLEALRELESVPLRTVADREGTFLWESLQRTLDLLYCGLDLVDEEKGSGLRLPSVKVSLLDPESTPILNGLRLRNEAVQQVVRLLSLRSTGKSTGRISYAKLGIGQLGAVYETLISFTGVVAKTDLIELKPRKGRSNDAAEDGDEVEASEPDDEVEDELFDGEDAEQEDAFRRDKVDKLAPSWFVPRSRINEFAPDEIVFSGSEALVYPKGTFIYRLAGRDREKSASYYTPEPLARLLVKHALMERCRDLKADDLLDLKILEPAMGSAAFLVETTNQLADLYLERKQKELGKTIPQDQIVIQKQRVRAYIADRNCFGVDLNPIAVELGAISLWLNSLHGSDFSPWFGDQLHAGNSLIGARRASYSPGLLIAKKQADLWLNGKPDEIGWRQRLPEGHVWQWLLPAKDMANFDKDKSIAPFAKPAQDHIKAWRKAGFFKELERHEVMLVQKLSRVAEALFDRVADDLAKTRAAANDAITLWPDKAIPGNSQMDFHQKERLNAHLIGADHATNTLPYKRLKTAMDAWCALWLWPLDKAHLLPNRREFLEGMRLILDGGFSADGSLAMETTADIKNPSPDFFDQLEPDAPARDLFGAAAKRQTKDQDTLFRETNVEALIETFDWLGVAVEVAERERFVHFDLIFADVMRARGGFDVIVGNPPWAKPSWNEGLVLADIDPLYAGLSASDAKKVMAEALPKAQAVRRQGRTVPAVEAFLQDFVSTRGAMEVTSSEVMNPFAGGGSNNLYRCFIDLSFRLVAPEGYAALIHQDGHLGDPKSGAFRRHWYARIAKHFEFSNKMKTKSFAEVHDEVKFSLNIYRGEARDVYFEKFTNAFLPSQIEDSYADQDGLGEIPSIKGKDGKWDTRGHRDRVMRIDHHALSVIHALSEEETVPVEEARFIQPYSARTLDVFRQMSRFPKLDAAIPKIERTVSTATGERTVEIPLWQMNRLWDETNAQKDGTIRRETGFRPVDQMVIQGPLFHVGNPLYKTPKAVSRTNADYDVIDLAAIGEDFLPRTNYGPGLPLEEYNRSITRCRWDHTKRHTDYFRFAVRKMINLNSERSLVGAVIARGMAHVNSVDSMAFDDERLMLNAATLLTSLAYDYSIKASGKTNLHDRDVSVLPWSEVAPTALHRSLRLACLTSAYADLWDRQALTLDALPWSSLDPRLRLEGPVEGPATWDRTAGLRTEFARRMALVEIDVLVAQVLGLTLDQLIEIYRIYFPVLQENEAGTWYDQKGRIVWTCSKGLPGVGWLDERGKSPGRATWEKILADNPSELTCTAIDDTMPGGPRIVTRHYVGPFTQCDRIEDYRRAWAHFERLKSEEAA
- a CDS encoding DEAD/DEAH box helicase, coding for MERALAQDRVRLLIADDVGLGKTLEAGLITSELALRGRADRILVVTTRAMLTQFQKEFWTRFSIPLSRLDSAAIRRMRNKIPAHYNVFDQFDRSIVSIDTLKRDNQIRDALKHSYWDLIIIDEAHNAAERKSAAGSNSQRAELAQLLSRRTDSLLLLTATPHDGSQESFASLITMLDPTRVPDPTRLHRSDIGDLVVRRFRSSPEVVVDIGREVPKRELFPRRFPISPEEEVAYQSIAELHLDLDAQETRGRAIDLFRTTIAKAIFSSPAACHETLERRIRGIENGTARGTEADRDRLRALADQVVAIDTAAFSKYQELLQLLRQLRWNGKSTRDRLVIFSERIATVAWLAERLREDLNLAPDQVARVDGGSVEADVRTQEVIEAFGQERSPIRILIASDMASEGLNLHFQCHRLIHFDLPWSLLRFQQRNGRIDRYGQDRPPQISYFVGESAHPKVRQMWVLEKLVAKDEAAQAGVGDPAVFLGAGDAEGEEAVVAEAIASGIGAEAFERQMDERAADAVTQMSLDDEFAALFGDYADPAPALIGASTDDGPPRLFKDTFTYATAMIERLSRPEENAFPEMPGIFPADRLIRITIPADMRSRDGFGYASEGAVDGRFMPEEAVGPGGRIELTDQARVINQAISDAKAQERAWPTVQFLWDGHPILDWFADRASTFFPEHSAPVASLVGRLLPGEVAVILHGAIPNANGAPVVDLWAAMIRSPDGMVRIEDMGTFLARTRLAEDTPSRPLEDLTAAMAAIPISVDRFQTHLVELRRARETDIQRDLEAVLDRLAALETRFRAQLTLDLGDVPVSDVSMSPVEKRRLTIRRKREQEIDKLFNDWTEWFERTRKMVADPNPHVDVKAVFVG
- a CDS encoding WYL domain-containing protein gives rise to the protein MRTVELGEVVSNDKSDLRWGVEQRLEFIEFRLFWEGHVNRSDLMDQFGVSVNQASMDLNRYVGFAPDNMVYDKSARTYVRGPGFKPQFLEPDASRYLAQLRSVADGILDREDSWIADLPPYAASPTPVRGVDPVTLRSVVGAIRRSEAIEVKYQSLSNPEPRWRWIAPHAIAFDGFRWHARAYCLSDEVFKDFLLSRMIQIRGCTESAALPSGDVDWNDEVVLEIGPHPDLSPTQAKVIGLDYGMDGGKAAIKVRRALLYYALRRLGLDTDPGARAPQDQQIVLLNRETLESTAP
- a CDS encoding WGR domain-containing protein, producing MYQSSIQLDVFPTDVQMRRIHPARNMRRFYRLSVQRDLFGRASLVREWGRIGFRGQMMVETHPDEGKAITALMKLATVKKRRGYVD